One Armatimonadota bacterium genomic window carries:
- a CDS encoding DUF2089 family protein, translating to MDRNRLHRIPHKDPVSGGELFISELTSEETGITIRGNFEIPRYARLDPDQIEFLEIFLKSRGMLNGVERELGISYPTAKARLDTLLNALGLTPYETKERGDKLSGKRKQILEQLEKGEITAEEAKRKLGVLS from the coding sequence ATGGACCGGAACAGACTTCACAGAATTCCCCACAAGGACCCGGTAAGCGGTGGCGAGCTCTTCATAAGCGAACTCACCAGCGAGGAAACCGGCATTACCATTCGTGGAAATTTTGAGATCCCGCGGTATGCGAGACTGGACCCCGACCAAATCGAATTCCTCGAAATCTTTTTGAAGAGCCGAGGAATGCTGAACGGAGTCGAACGAGAGCTTGGCATCAGCTACCCTACCGCCAAAGCTCGCCTCGATACCCTGCTCAACGCCCTGGGCCTCACGCCATACGAGACCAAGGAACGCGGCGACAAGCTATCGGGCAAACGCAAACAGATTCTCGAGCAGTTGGAGAAGGGTGAAATCACCGCTGAGGAAGCGAAGAGAAAATTGGGAGTTTTAAGTTGA
- a CDS encoding carboxypeptidase M32, protein MSSSLDILKERMADVNALGAAMSIMDWDQQTYMPRGGAEARAAHLESLSRMRHELFTSDEVQKLVEAAAKDAEGDDLALVRVIKRDLELATKLPSELVARKSKLAAIAHEDWVSARTRNDFPGFAETLEKMFDICKEEAECLGYTDHIYDALTDQYEEGMTAAEWKKMYESIKGPQVELVKAIKECGPVDDSRLYGDWDKTKQSEFTEMIVKAIGFDFNRGRQDTAPHPFCTGWSVGDIRLTTRYKPYLGSAIFGSMHEAGHGMYEQGSPEKWDLTSLAGGVSLGVHESQSRTWENIVGRSRAFWTHFLPDLQKTFPAIADLSVDHFYKIINKVEPSLIRVEADELTYNLHTLVRFEIECAVLTDELKVKDMPEAWNAKYEEYLGVRPTTDSEGCLQDVHWSMGSIGYFPTYSMGNILSYQIWNSLEKDVKNPDELIAKGEFEPILGWLQAKIYSQGRKYTPKELILNATGEPMNAKYYLDGLGAKYRELYGL, encoded by the coding sequence ATGTCATCTTCGTTAGACATTTTGAAAGAGCGTATGGCCGATGTGAACGCCCTTGGGGCGGCCATGTCGATCATGGATTGGGACCAACAGACCTATATGCCGCGTGGTGGCGCCGAAGCCCGGGCCGCGCATTTGGAATCGCTCTCTCGAATGCGACACGAGCTCTTCACTTCGGATGAAGTTCAGAAGCTGGTTGAGGCCGCAGCAAAAGACGCGGAAGGCGACGACCTAGCTTTGGTAAGAGTCATCAAGCGCGATCTTGAGCTGGCGACGAAACTCCCGTCTGAGTTGGTGGCACGCAAGAGCAAGCTGGCGGCCATCGCCCACGAAGATTGGGTTTCGGCGCGGACCCGCAACGATTTCCCTGGCTTTGCCGAGACCTTGGAGAAGATGTTCGACATCTGCAAGGAGGAAGCGGAGTGCCTGGGCTACACAGACCATATCTACGATGCGCTGACCGATCAGTACGAAGAAGGCATGACCGCCGCCGAGTGGAAGAAGATGTACGAGTCGATCAAGGGCCCGCAGGTCGAGTTGGTCAAGGCGATCAAGGAGTGCGGTCCGGTCGACGACTCGCGACTGTACGGCGATTGGGACAAGACTAAGCAGTCCGAATTCACCGAGATGATCGTGAAGGCGATCGGCTTCGACTTCAATCGTGGCCGCCAGGATACGGCGCCGCACCCGTTCTGCACGGGCTGGTCGGTGGGAGATATCCGATTGACGACGCGCTACAAGCCATACCTCGGCTCAGCGATCTTCGGCTCCATGCACGAGGCTGGGCATGGCATGTACGAGCAGGGCTCGCCGGAGAAATGGGACCTGACCTCGCTCGCCGGCGGCGTTTCGCTGGGCGTACACGAAAGCCAGAGCCGCACATGGGAGAACATCGTGGGCCGCAGTCGCGCGTTCTGGACGCACTTCCTGCCCGACCTGCAGAAGACGTTCCCGGCAATCGCCGATCTCTCGGTCGACCACTTTTACAAGATCATCAACAAGGTCGAACCTTCGCTAATCCGGGTGGAGGCCGACGAACTAACTTACAACCTGCACACGCTAGTGCGATTTGAGATCGAGTGCGCGGTTCTGACGGACGAGCTGAAGGTGAAGGACATGCCGGAAGCTTGGAACGCCAAGTATGAAGAGTACCTGGGCGTCCGTCCGACGACGGATTCTGAGGGATGCCTCCAGGATGTGCACTGGTCAATGGGATCGATCGGGTACTTCCCGACCTACTCGATGGGCAACATTCTCAGCTACCAGATTTGGAATTCGCTGGAGAAGGATGTGAAGAATCCTGACGAACTGATCGCGAAGGGCGAATTCGAGCCGATCCTGGGCTGGCTTCAGGCGAAGATCTACTCGCAGGGTCGCAAGTATACGCCGAAGGAGTTGATCCTGAACGCGACGGGCGAGCCGATGAACGCCAAGTACTATCTGGATGGCTTGGGCGCAAAGTACCGAGAGCTATACGGGCTGTAA
- a CDS encoding DUF4097 family beta strand repeat protein: MKEEIKRINKLVAEGKLSPEDAADLIDAFYNSESEEAVYAGAASTTNGATTGTEEPPKTDEKAYSGESRPRDPFRAIIDTVERLGKEVTENVDWKEVTESARTNAKKGLDALKSGLEEVSKGKFNINWLFSTTTREIRLPITIKEGQTLRVENGSGHVTIMPDTAESYVIARAKFRGATQEDAKAKADAYTLIVEGNDRAVEIKQPHVTGLDVDLEIFVAATPAVEVKSEAGHVTVKDTKNSCRINSTDGRIDLSGLEGQIEVQAYSGDVYLEDSTASNVLIENKAGNISVDKVTGNMNLRSASGNISIRSSSGKTIAVEAVSGDISIDVIEPVTGSMNVRTVNGNAWISIPDGSDARVAVTTLRGLAQTSIELEDRAQNDQRITGRLGAGNGSIDVSAVTGNVSLGLRNSG, encoded by the coding sequence TTGAAAGAGGAAATCAAGCGCATTAACAAGCTCGTAGCCGAGGGCAAGCTGTCGCCCGAGGACGCGGCCGACCTGATCGACGCCTTTTACAATTCGGAGAGCGAAGAAGCCGTCTACGCTGGTGCCGCCAGCACGACGAACGGCGCCACGACCGGCACTGAGGAGCCGCCGAAAACGGACGAGAAAGCCTACTCCGGCGAGTCTCGGCCCAGAGACCCATTCCGAGCCATCATCGACACCGTCGAGCGACTGGGCAAAGAAGTCACCGAGAACGTCGATTGGAAGGAGGTCACCGAATCCGCGCGAACCAACGCTAAGAAGGGTCTGGACGCGCTCAAATCGGGTCTCGAAGAGGTCAGCAAAGGCAAGTTCAACATCAATTGGCTGTTCAGCACCACCACCCGCGAGATTCGCCTTCCCATCACCATTAAGGAAGGTCAGACGCTCCGAGTCGAAAACGGAAGCGGCCACGTCACGATCATGCCCGACACCGCCGAATCCTACGTGATAGCCCGAGCCAAATTCCGGGGAGCCACCCAAGAAGACGCCAAAGCCAAGGCCGATGCCTACACGCTGATCGTGGAAGGCAACGACCGCGCGGTTGAGATTAAACAGCCCCACGTTACCGGCCTCGACGTTGATCTCGAGATTTTCGTCGCCGCCACCCCAGCGGTCGAAGTGAAGTCGGAGGCTGGACATGTAACGGTCAAGGACACGAAGAATTCGTGCCGCATCAATAGCACCGACGGTCGCATCGACCTGTCTGGCCTTGAGGGTCAAATCGAAGTCCAAGCCTATTCGGGTGATGTGTATCTCGAAGATTCCACCGCCAGCAATGTTCTTATCGAGAACAAAGCGGGCAACATCTCCGTCGACAAGGTCACCGGAAACATGAACCTCCGCTCGGCAAGCGGCAACATCTCGATCCGAAGCTCCAGCGGCAAGACGATCGCGGTCGAAGCCGTCTCTGGCGATATTTCGATCGACGTCATCGAACCGGTTACAGGATCGATGAACGTCCGAACCGTCAACGGCAACGCCTGGATTTCGATCCCCGATGGCTCGGACGCTCGGGTCGCGGTCACCACGCTTCGCGGCTTGGCCCAAACTTCGATTGAACTCGAAGACCGAGCTCAAAACGACCAGCGAATCACCGGCCGACTCGGCGCCGGCAATGGCTCCATCGACGTCAGTGCCGTCACTGGCAACGTCTCACTGGGCCTGAGAAACTCAGGCTAA
- a CDS encoding GNAT family N-acetyltransferase, with product MLFETERLLVRRLTHEDAEAMFAIYGDPEASIYIADGDPLPLEDCHRWVDVTDKNFAVRGYGMVAFADKAAGEVIGCGGIVHPNQQPEPEVKYAFRRDKWGQGYASEAIRGLIEFGKANWGIGRLIATVHPDNRGSQNVLTKLGFQLTETRTEEDGSHTQVWELN from the coding sequence ATGCTGTTCGAGACCGAACGCCTGCTTGTGCGTCGTCTGACTCACGAGGATGCCGAGGCAATGTTCGCCATTTACGGAGACCCGGAAGCCTCGATCTATATAGCGGACGGCGACCCGCTGCCGCTTGAAGATTGTCATAGGTGGGTTGACGTCACCGACAAGAACTTTGCAGTAAGAGGATATGGAATGGTGGCATTTGCCGACAAAGCTGCGGGCGAGGTCATCGGTTGCGGAGGCATCGTTCACCCAAACCAGCAACCCGAACCGGAGGTCAAATACGCATTCCGACGAGACAAATGGGGCCAAGGCTACGCCTCCGAAGCCATTCGCGGCCTCATCGAGTTTGGAAAGGCAAACTGGGGCATCGGGCGCCTCATCGCCACCGTCCACCCCGACAATCGCGGTTCGCAGAATGTCTTGACGAAGCTAGGCTTTCAATTAACCGAGACGCGAACCGAAGAAGATGGCTCCCACACCCAAGTGTGGGAGTTGAACTAA
- a CDS encoding aldehyde dehydrogenase family protein produces MPHREASIASYISVVHQELLIAGYRIGGPCDQAVGKEVVRNPYDGSIVGTVAEGGWSELSTALASAHDAFDSWRKSSIGTRIELLLNIASLTKARRQELADLAVKEIGKPVNMALAEVDRLVRTFELAAKELESDEWISRHVDISYDPRSQGAKAFVERRPRGVVYAITPYNWPYNLAAHKLAPALATGNTVILKPNPLSALCTLTLAHLIHEAGCPPGVVNCWNGPTPLVEKALRDPRVKMISFTGSAAVGWSIKQAHSQLPVTLELGGNAPAIICSSADLDQAIGKLVPSAYGYAGQVCISLQNLYVHESVYDEVRIRLIEAVKAVSTGDPSREETLCGPLIGTNLVEKILNMIDASGGKVLVGGEPNGNLLPPQLIEEPRPGSPLMTEEVFGPVLTLSRFSDLGDLAKDLNCGKYGIHASIFTNSDDDILVASEIETGGLIVNDSPSLRFDSLPYGGVRESGFGREGVCYAMEEMTELRSTVIRP; encoded by the coding sequence ATGCCGCATCGCGAGGCCAGTATTGCGTCATATATAAGTGTCGTGCATCAGGAACTGCTGATAGCTGGGTATCGAATCGGAGGACCATGCGACCAAGCGGTCGGTAAGGAAGTCGTGCGGAATCCGTATGACGGCTCCATTGTCGGAACGGTGGCAGAGGGCGGATGGTCGGAGCTTTCGACGGCGCTTGCCTCGGCTCATGATGCCTTCGATAGCTGGCGCAAGTCGAGCATTGGGACTCGCATCGAGTTGTTGCTCAATATCGCCAGTTTGACAAAAGCTCGTCGGCAGGAACTGGCTGACCTTGCGGTCAAGGAGATTGGGAAGCCGGTCAACATGGCCCTGGCAGAGGTAGATCGGCTGGTGCGAACCTTCGAACTTGCAGCAAAAGAGTTGGAGAGCGACGAATGGATTTCGCGGCACGTCGACATCTCGTACGATCCCCGTTCGCAGGGGGCGAAGGCGTTTGTCGAAAGGCGGCCGCGTGGCGTCGTGTATGCCATCACACCTTACAATTGGCCCTACAATCTGGCCGCGCATAAGCTGGCCCCCGCGCTGGCCACCGGCAACACGGTGATCCTAAAGCCGAATCCGCTGTCGGCGCTGTGCACGCTCACCTTGGCCCACCTGATCCACGAAGCCGGGTGTCCACCGGGAGTGGTGAACTGCTGGAACGGCCCGACTCCACTGGTCGAAAAGGCCTTACGAGATCCGAGAGTGAAGATGATTTCGTTCACGGGTTCGGCGGCGGTCGGCTGGTCGATCAAGCAGGCTCACTCGCAGCTACCAGTGACGTTGGAGCTTGGCGGGAATGCACCAGCTATCATCTGCTCATCCGCCGATCTGGATCAAGCGATTGGCAAGCTGGTGCCAAGCGCTTATGGATACGCCGGGCAAGTGTGCATCTCGCTCCAGAATTTGTATGTCCACGAGTCTGTGTATGACGAAGTCCGAATCAGGCTGATCGAGGCAGTGAAGGCGGTATCGACCGGCGATCCGAGTAGGGAAGAGACCCTTTGCGGTCCTCTGATCGGTACGAATCTGGTTGAGAAGATCTTGAACATGATCGACGCGTCAGGAGGGAAGGTGTTGGTCGGTGGAGAACCGAACGGCAATCTTTTGCCGCCTCAGTTAATCGAGGAGCCGCGTCCAGGCTCGCCGCTGATGACGGAAGAGGTTTTTGGGCCTGTCCTTACTCTCAGTCGCTTTTCGGATCTAGGTGACCTTGCCAAAGACCTCAATTGCGGAAAGTACGGAATCCATGCGTCGATCTTTACGAACTCGGATGACGACATTCTGGTCGCTTCCGAGATCGAAACTGGGGGCCTGATTGTGAACGATTCGCCGAGCCTGCGATTCGACAGTCTGCCGTACGGGGGAGTGCGCGAGAGCGGATTTGGGCGCGAGGGCGTTTGCTATGCAATGGAAGAGATGACCGAGCTTCGGTCAACGGTGATTCGCCCTTGA
- a CDS encoding LacI family DNA-binding transcriptional regulator produces MATIKDIAREAKVSVSTVSYALNDGPRPVPEDVKQRILEVASKLHYRPNRVARSLITRRSHVIGVVPTRIERDMIIGPYFVNMLNGIVNACEDMQQDVLLLTQISSTESKESLYPLLDGRCDGAIFLAPQEDSTGLDYLQEIEFPHVIVSGHRRDSTSFEIDNRSGIRQAVRHLADLGHRKIGMLLGPEDLVDGHERNTAFVEAMRELDLPIREEWMVSAMFHPDTGQRAGGLLLAQKSLPTAVCCANDEVAVGFYRACKQKGLRIPDDISVVGFDNAPVTTLIEPNLTTIEQPIGRMSRHAAETLIALIECNTAPASVRFETTLVERDSTTRPKEDT; encoded by the coding sequence ATGGCGACGATCAAGGATATTGCGAGAGAGGCAAAGGTGTCGGTGAGCACGGTCAGCTATGCGCTGAACGACGGTCCCCGTCCTGTTCCCGAAGACGTCAAGCAGCGCATCCTCGAAGTCGCGAGCAAGCTTCACTACCGCCCGAACCGGGTCGCTCGGTCCCTCATCACCCGGCGCAGTCACGTCATCGGCGTGGTTCCGACCCGGATCGAGCGGGACATGATCATCGGTCCGTACTTCGTGAACATGCTCAATGGCATCGTCAACGCCTGCGAGGACATGCAACAAGACGTGTTGCTGCTCACCCAGATCAGCTCGACCGAATCGAAGGAGTCCCTCTATCCCCTTCTCGATGGCCGATGCGACGGCGCGATCTTCCTCGCCCCCCAAGAGGACTCGACCGGTCTCGACTACCTTCAGGAGATCGAATTCCCCCACGTCATCGTCAGCGGCCACCGACGGGACTCCACCAGCTTTGAAATCGACAATCGATCCGGCATCCGCCAGGCCGTCCGGCACTTAGCCGATCTTGGACATAGAAAGATCGGCATGCTCCTCGGTCCCGAGGACCTCGTCGATGGCCACGAACGCAATACGGCCTTTGTCGAGGCCATGAGAGAACTTGACCTCCCGATTCGCGAGGAATGGATGGTTTCCGCGATGTTTCATCCAGACACGGGCCAGCGTGCCGGGGGGTTACTGCTGGCCCAAAAATCCCTGCCCACCGCAGTTTGTTGCGCCAACGATGAAGTCGCCGTCGGCTTCTATCGAGCCTGCAAGCAGAAGGGTTTGCGCATCCCCGACGACATCTCTGTCGTCGGCTTCGACAACGCACCGGTCACAACCCTCATCGAACCCAACCTCACCACGATTGAGCAACCCATCGGCAGAATGTCCCGCCACGCCGCCGAAACGCTCATCGCCCTCATCGAGTGCAACACCGCACCGGCATCCGTACGATTTGAAACAACCTTGGTCGAGAGAGACTCGACGACCCGTCCAAAGGAGGACACGTAA
- a CDS encoding prepilin-type N-terminal cleavage/methylation domain-containing protein has protein sequence MMKNNRAFTLIELLVVIAIIAILAAILFPVFAQAKLAAKKAADLSNLKQIGLGTMMYAADNDDYYARGGYPADMANPTGYWYSWREFTNPYIKSGIDKSNPYTMGKERAVGGIWRSPTEPGNSVNGYGAHNAIFPEMICGGYFAYANETGCTLGGTGAPRPSVSTTQLSRPANQLLITTNGLNPDWSNSGPTTLEGDWWFYGGEVWPPNVTGGPNSGAKNEGDGNNYNQYAMPRYRYTQVANVVWGDGHAKGVKKFSLNWCTQVYPGFSHNPPGGDNWQWMFAPGNPCYGQDSPLG, from the coding sequence ATGATGAAAAATAATCGAGCGTTTACGCTCATCGAACTCCTCGTCGTGATTGCGATCATCGCAATCTTAGCGGCGATTCTTTTCCCAGTCTTTGCTCAGGCCAAGCTTGCGGCAAAGAAGGCGGCTGACCTTTCTAATCTCAAGCAAATCGGGCTTGGGACGATGATGTACGCCGCTGACAACGACGACTACTATGCCCGTGGCGGCTATCCGGCCGACATGGCAAACCCTACCGGGTATTGGTACTCCTGGCGAGAATTCACGAACCCTTATATTAAGAGTGGAATCGATAAGAGCAACCCCTACACGATGGGCAAAGAGAGGGCTGTGGGTGGAATCTGGCGCTCGCCAACCGAACCGGGTAACTCGGTCAACGGCTACGGTGCGCACAACGCAATCTTCCCCGAGATGATCTGCGGCGGCTACTTCGCCTACGCTAATGAGACTGGCTGTACCCTTGGCGGTACAGGCGCACCGAGACCGTCCGTCTCCACAACCCAGCTCAGCCGACCGGCCAACCAGCTTCTCATCACGACCAACGGTCTGAACCCCGATTGGTCGAACTCCGGACCGACCACGCTGGAAGGCGACTGGTGGTTCTACGGCGGCGAAGTATGGCCTCCGAACGTCACTGGCGGTCCCAACAGCGGCGCGAAGAACGAAGGCGACGGCAACAACTACAACCAGTACGCAATGCCGCGCTACCGCTACACGCAGGTCGCCAACGTCGTCTGGGGAGACGGCCACGCCAAGGGCGTCAAGAAGTTCTCGCTGAACTGGTGTACGCAGGTCTATCCGGGCTTTAGCCACAACCCTCCAGGAGGCGACAACTGGCAGTGGATGTTTGCCCCGGGTAACCCTTGTTACGGACAAGATTCGCCACTCGGATGA